In Horticoccus luteus, the following proteins share a genomic window:
- a CDS encoding tyrosine-type recombinase/integrase, with translation MPTSKSTGRESTHASTLRGGARKIHAPDPESVQRFAETMRLRSLAAATQAEYLRFVRKLAARHGGDPAALDEAAVRAHLLRLKDEHHYSPSSMRTAVAAMRAYFGLHLGRDWKLFDLVRSPSAQKLPTVLTRAEVARLFAVVRELRFRTLLRLIYACGLRIGEAVNLEVRDLREAGRVHIREAKGNKERYVPLPEAMLHELRAFWRTHRHPRWIFPGVGRGWREQPARAAQLAAAVEPLGVGSVQHCLRLARTEARLPAGTVVHTLRHSYATHLLEEGVSIRLISAYLGHASLETTLIYTHLTAVNESHARAAVARLLEPR, from the coding sequence ATGCCCACATCAAAATCGACGGGAAGAGAGTCCACGCACGCGTCCACGCTCCGGGGTGGCGCCAGGAAGATCCACGCACCCGATCCGGAGTCGGTGCAGCGTTTCGCGGAGACGATGCGGCTGCGTTCGCTGGCGGCGGCGACGCAGGCCGAGTATCTGCGGTTTGTCCGCAAGCTGGCGGCGCGCCACGGCGGCGATCCGGCCGCGCTCGATGAGGCCGCGGTCCGCGCGCATCTGCTGCGGTTGAAGGACGAACACCACTACTCGCCCTCGTCGATGCGAACCGCGGTGGCGGCGATGCGGGCCTACTTCGGCCTGCACCTCGGGCGCGACTGGAAGCTGTTCGATCTGGTGCGTTCGCCGTCGGCGCAAAAGCTGCCCACGGTGCTCACGCGGGCAGAGGTGGCGCGGCTGTTCGCGGTGGTGCGCGAGTTGCGTTTCCGCACACTGCTGCGGTTGATCTACGCGTGCGGATTGCGCATCGGCGAGGCGGTCAACCTCGAGGTGCGCGATCTGCGCGAAGCGGGCCGCGTGCATATCCGCGAGGCGAAGGGCAACAAGGAGCGCTACGTGCCGCTGCCGGAGGCGATGTTGCACGAGTTGCGCGCGTTCTGGCGGACGCACCGGCATCCGCGGTGGATTTTCCCGGGGGTCGGCCGCGGCTGGCGCGAGCAACCGGCGCGCGCGGCGCAACTGGCGGCCGCCGTCGAGCCGCTGGGCGTGGGCTCGGTGCAGCATTGCCTGCGGCTGGCGCGGACCGAGGCGCGGCTGCCGGCGGGCACGGTGGTGCATACGCTGCGGCATTCGTATGCGACGCATCTGCTCGAGGAGGGCGTGTCGATCCGGCTGATCTCGGCGTATCTGGGGCACGCTTCGCTGGAGACGACGTTGATCTATACGCATCTGACGGCGGTCAACGAGAGCCACGCTCGCGCGGCGGTCGCGCGGTTGCTCGAACCGCGCTGA
- the alaS gene encoding alanine--tRNA ligase yields the protein MTSAEIRQSFLDFFARHGHTIVPSASLLPDSPGLLFTNAGMNQFVPIFLGDRAPDVASWAGALPAKNTRAADTQKCIRAGGKHNDLEDVGYDTYHHTMFEMLGNWSFGDYFKQDSLTWGWELITKVWGIPAKRLFATVYAPDKTKGDPSDFDQEAYDIWAGLFRAEGLDPAVHIVNGNKKDNFWMMGDTGPCGPCSEIHFNLLPSDDESAGRQLVNASSPRCIEIWNHVFIQFNANADGTFSPLAAKHVDTGMGFERVAGIYATTNGFTDFTKDPSNYAADVFAPSFRKIAELSGHTYHATVPTKREGLTEQENIDVAFRVLADHARCVSCAIADSILPGNEGRNYVIRRILRRGILYGKKLGLAPGFFEQLVAPVVESLGAVFPELVSQQEVIRRVIRGEEESFGRTLDRGLSIFNSQTAHLTAVAVPGALAFELYDTYGFPLDMTQLLATERGLTVDTGEFERLMGQQRERARAAHKKDILVAATEGDASEIFEASLFTGYVVDTEKPVAAILLDIVHGGDAAYLVFDRTPFYAEMGGQAGDTGTAVVGGQTFNIVDTIKDKAGRHLHKLATDDIRYSASALRNSPAQLTIDFARRRAISRHHSAAHLIHWALRQTLGTHVRQAGTSKTPDRMRFDFSHFEAMTPEQLHTVEHLVNEKVIDNARVETYETEFDKKPEGTLAFFGDKYGKIVRVVDIGGYSRELCGGTHVTTTGEIGPIKLVAEMAIAAGTRRIEAVAGEPALAFIAQRDAALAAVNARLNAGTHDVAQKLDSLLAHQKELEKKLRAFEQRAAAALAGELAAQAVERDGLKFVRAVVSVEAPETLRSLGAQILGHLGEGVVVLGAAFGEKTSLVVLCSPAAIKAGHQAGKLVAHLSQQLGGKGGGKPDFAMGGGKEPGKLAELLRTE from the coding sequence ATGACCTCCGCCGAGATTCGCCAGAGCTTCCTCGATTTCTTCGCCCGGCACGGCCACACGATCGTCCCTTCGGCGTCGTTGCTGCCCGATTCCCCCGGATTGCTCTTCACCAACGCCGGCATGAACCAGTTCGTGCCCATTTTTCTCGGTGATCGCGCGCCCGACGTCGCGTCCTGGGCCGGCGCCTTGCCCGCCAAAAACACCCGCGCGGCCGACACCCAAAAGTGCATTCGCGCCGGCGGCAAACACAACGACCTCGAGGACGTCGGTTACGATACCTATCACCACACGATGTTCGAGATGCTGGGCAACTGGTCCTTCGGCGATTACTTCAAGCAGGATTCCCTCACGTGGGGCTGGGAACTCATCACCAAGGTCTGGGGCATTCCCGCCAAACGCCTGTTCGCCACCGTTTACGCGCCCGACAAAACCAAGGGCGACCCCTCCGATTTCGATCAGGAAGCCTACGACATCTGGGCCGGCCTTTTCCGCGCCGAAGGCCTCGATCCCGCCGTCCATATCGTCAACGGCAACAAGAAGGATAATTTCTGGATGATGGGCGACACCGGCCCCTGCGGCCCGTGCTCGGAAATCCACTTCAACCTCCTCCCGTCCGACGACGAGAGTGCCGGCCGCCAACTCGTCAACGCCTCCAGCCCGCGCTGCATCGAGATCTGGAATCACGTTTTCATCCAGTTCAACGCCAACGCCGACGGCACCTTTTCTCCGCTCGCCGCGAAACACGTCGACACCGGCATGGGCTTCGAACGCGTCGCCGGCATTTACGCCACGACCAACGGCTTCACCGATTTCACGAAAGATCCGTCCAACTACGCCGCCGACGTCTTCGCCCCCTCCTTCCGCAAGATCGCCGAACTCTCCGGCCACACCTATCACGCCACCGTCCCGACGAAACGCGAAGGCCTGACCGAGCAGGAAAACATCGACGTCGCCTTTCGCGTCCTCGCCGATCACGCGCGCTGTGTGAGCTGTGCGATCGCCGACAGCATTCTCCCCGGCAACGAAGGCCGCAACTACGTCATCCGCCGCATTCTCCGTCGCGGCATTCTTTACGGCAAGAAACTCGGCCTCGCGCCCGGCTTTTTCGAGCAGCTCGTCGCTCCCGTCGTCGAAAGCCTCGGCGCCGTCTTCCCTGAACTCGTCTCCCAGCAGGAAGTCATCCGCCGCGTCATCCGCGGGGAAGAGGAATCCTTCGGCCGCACGCTGGATCGGGGGCTCTCTATTTTCAATTCGCAGACCGCTCATCTCACGGCAGTCGCCGTGCCGGGCGCCCTCGCCTTCGAACTCTACGACACCTACGGCTTCCCCCTCGACATGACGCAGCTCCTCGCGACCGAGCGCGGACTCACCGTCGATACCGGGGAATTCGAACGCCTCATGGGCCAGCAACGTGAACGCGCCCGCGCCGCCCACAAGAAAGACATCCTCGTGGCCGCCACCGAGGGCGATGCCTCTGAAATTTTCGAAGCCTCCCTCTTCACCGGTTACGTCGTCGACACCGAGAAACCCGTCGCCGCCATTCTCCTCGATATCGTGCACGGTGGCGACGCCGCTTACCTCGTGTTCGATCGCACCCCTTTCTACGCCGAGATGGGCGGACAAGCCGGCGATACCGGCACCGCCGTCGTCGGCGGGCAGACGTTCAACATCGTCGACACGATCAAAGACAAAGCCGGCCGTCATCTGCACAAGCTCGCGACCGACGACATCCGTTACTCCGCCTCGGCGCTGCGCAATTCCCCCGCGCAACTCACGATCGATTTCGCCCGCCGCCGCGCCATCTCACGGCACCATTCCGCCGCGCACCTCATTCACTGGGCGCTGCGCCAGACCCTCGGCACCCACGTTCGCCAGGCCGGCACCTCGAAGACGCCCGACCGCATGCGTTTCGACTTCTCCCACTTCGAGGCGATGACGCCCGAGCAGCTCCACACCGTCGAACACCTCGTCAACGAAAAGGTCATCGATAACGCCCGCGTCGAGACCTACGAAACCGAGTTCGACAAGAAACCCGAGGGCACCCTCGCCTTCTTCGGCGACAAATACGGCAAGATCGTCCGCGTCGTCGACATCGGCGGCTACAGCCGCGAACTCTGCGGCGGCACGCACGTCACGACGACCGGGGAAATCGGCCCGATTAAACTCGTCGCGGAAATGGCGATCGCCGCCGGCACCCGCCGGATCGAAGCCGTGGCCGGCGAGCCCGCGCTCGCGTTCATCGCGCAACGCGACGCCGCCCTCGCCGCCGTCAACGCCCGCCTCAACGCCGGCACGCACGATGTCGCCCAAAAACTCGACTCGCTCCTCGCGCATCAGAAAGAGCTCGAGAAAAAGCTGCGCGCGTTCGAACAACGCGCCGCCGCCGCCCTCGCCGGCGAACTCGCCGCGCAGGCGGTCGAACGCGACGGCCTGAAATTCGTCCGCGCGGTCGTCAGCGTCGAGGCTCCGGAAACGCTGCGTTCGCTCGGCGCCCAGATTCTCGGCCACCTCGGCGAAGGCGTCGTCGTGCTCGGTGCCGCCTTCGGCGAAAAGACGAGCCTCGTTGTCCTCTGCTCGCCCGCCGCGATCAAAGCCGGCCATCAAGCCGGCAAACTCGTCGCGCACCTCAGCCAGCAACTCGGCGGCAAAGGCGGCGGCAAGCCCGACTTCGCGATGGGCGGCGGCAAGGAGCCTGGCAAACTCGCCGAGCTCCTCCGCACCGAGTAA
- a CDS encoding transporter substrate-binding domain-containing protein translates to MKGLSIFVEAGPAGEQARGRRSGRASRGRWWLLLWVFCLAGLRGAEAPEPALSVVRVVMDDNYPPYIFKDADGRLQGILVDQWAAWEHVTGIKAELHAMDWAQAIRRMRAGEFDVIDSVFVTDERKTYWDFTAPYAKIVVPIFFRKKISGITDLDSLQGFAVAAKEGDAAVDLLRAHGVTTIQTFRNYESVVAAAREHKVNVFVIDAPPALYFLNKAGIADQFRRSGPVNVGRLHRAVRRGNRRVLTAVERGFAMVDRATLHAIDEKWFGTPVEGTASRRAWLYLGYGAAAALLLIAVLAAWSLALRRRVERRTAALQESEARFRQVVENIQEVFWMRDVIEQRIVYVSPGYEKVWGRSCASLYESNLSWQNSLHPDDVERVMAATARQSEGDYDETYRIIRPDGTVRWVRDLAYPVKDAAGRLVRLVGLAEDITDRRQLEQRFLQSQRMEAVGSLANGLAHDLNNILAPVLLSAGLLKVSLNNPRELELVTLIERATKRGAEIIKQLLIYSRGTEGVRVPVEIRHVIDEVASIVRETFPRSVELSMNLAQGLPLVLADTTQLHQVLLNLCVNARDAMPAGGALRLSARAVLVDDGEARQHPAGRPGEFVDVTVEDTGHGMDRPTLERIFEPFFTTKAVGHGSGLGLSTALGIVQSLGGWITVTSELGQGSAFHVYLPAVAAPDAPSITSDSVNPWFGGGGELILVVDDEEPVRESMRLLLERAGYQVVTAESGAEAIALLRASIGHVRVLLTDLMMPGVDGCEVVRAARALRRDLPIIAVSGYIAEEKRAALRTAGVNEILDKPYGASALLGAVARVLRPAD, encoded by the coding sequence GTGAAAGGGCTTTCGATTTTCGTGGAGGCTGGCCCCGCGGGCGAGCAGGCGAGAGGGCGCAGAAGCGGCCGCGCCTCGCGTGGGCGCTGGTGGCTGCTGTTGTGGGTTTTCTGCCTCGCCGGGCTGCGCGGCGCGGAGGCGCCGGAGCCGGCATTGAGCGTGGTGCGCGTGGTCATGGACGACAATTATCCGCCCTACATTTTCAAGGATGCGGACGGCCGTTTGCAGGGGATTTTGGTGGATCAATGGGCGGCGTGGGAACACGTCACGGGCATCAAGGCGGAGTTGCACGCGATGGATTGGGCGCAGGCAATTCGGCGGATGCGCGCGGGGGAGTTTGACGTGATTGACTCGGTGTTCGTGACGGACGAGCGGAAAACGTATTGGGACTTCACGGCACCTTACGCGAAGATCGTGGTGCCGATCTTTTTCCGCAAAAAAATCTCGGGGATCACCGATCTGGATTCGTTGCAAGGATTCGCGGTGGCGGCGAAGGAGGGCGATGCGGCGGTCGATCTCCTGCGCGCGCACGGCGTGACGACGATCCAGACCTTCCGCAACTACGAGTCGGTGGTGGCTGCGGCGCGGGAGCACAAGGTCAACGTGTTCGTCATCGATGCGCCGCCCGCGCTGTATTTTCTGAACAAGGCGGGGATTGCGGATCAATTCCGGCGATCGGGCCCGGTGAATGTGGGGCGCTTGCACCGCGCCGTGCGGAGAGGCAACCGGCGGGTGCTGACGGCCGTGGAGCGGGGGTTTGCGATGGTCGATCGGGCAACGCTGCACGCGATCGATGAGAAATGGTTCGGCACGCCGGTCGAAGGAACCGCGAGCCGGCGAGCGTGGCTTTACCTGGGTTACGGGGCGGCGGCAGCGTTGCTGTTGATCGCGGTCCTCGCGGCGTGGAGCCTGGCGCTCCGTCGGCGCGTTGAGCGACGGACGGCGGCGCTGCAGGAAAGCGAGGCGCGATTTCGGCAGGTGGTGGAGAACATCCAGGAGGTTTTCTGGATGCGCGACGTCATTGAGCAGCGGATTGTGTATGTGAGCCCCGGCTATGAAAAAGTGTGGGGTCGCAGCTGCGCCTCGCTCTACGAATCGAATCTGTCGTGGCAAAACAGCCTCCACCCGGACGACGTCGAGCGGGTGATGGCCGCCACGGCGCGGCAGAGCGAGGGCGACTACGATGAAACTTACCGCATCATCCGGCCCGATGGCACCGTGCGCTGGGTGCGCGATCTGGCGTATCCGGTGAAGGATGCGGCGGGGCGTCTCGTGCGGCTGGTTGGATTGGCGGAGGATATCACGGACCGGCGGCAGCTGGAGCAGCGGTTTCTCCAGAGCCAGCGCATGGAGGCGGTCGGTTCGCTGGCCAATGGGCTGGCGCACGATTTGAACAACATCCTCGCGCCGGTGCTGCTGTCCGCCGGCTTGTTGAAGGTGAGCCTGAACAATCCGCGCGAACTCGAATTGGTGACGTTGATCGAGCGGGCGACGAAACGCGGGGCGGAAATCATCAAGCAATTGCTCATCTACAGTCGCGGGACGGAAGGCGTGCGGGTGCCGGTGGAGATTCGCCACGTGATCGACGAAGTCGCTTCGATCGTGCGGGAGACGTTTCCGCGCAGCGTTGAGCTATCGATGAATCTCGCGCAGGGCCTGCCGCTCGTGCTGGCGGACACCACGCAGTTGCACCAAGTGTTGCTCAACCTGTGCGTCAACGCGCGCGATGCCATGCCGGCCGGCGGCGCGTTGAGGCTGAGCGCGCGCGCGGTGTTGGTCGACGACGGGGAGGCGCGGCAGCATCCCGCCGGTCGGCCGGGAGAATTTGTCGACGTGACGGTGGAGGATACGGGCCACGGCATGGATCGCCCGACGCTTGAGCGCATTTTTGAACCGTTCTTCACGACGAAGGCGGTGGGACACGGCTCGGGGCTGGGACTTTCCACCGCGCTCGGAATTGTGCAGAGTCTGGGCGGCTGGATCACGGTGACGAGCGAGCTCGGGCAGGGCAGTGCGTTTCACGTGTATCTGCCGGCGGTGGCGGCGCCCGATGCGCCGAGCATCACGTCGGACTCCGTGAATCCGTGGTTCGGTGGCGGCGGCGAATTGATTCTCGTGGTCGATGACGAGGAGCCGGTGCGAGAGAGTATGCGCCTGCTGCTCGAACGCGCGGGCTATCAGGTCGTGACCGCGGAATCCGGAGCCGAGGCGATCGCCTTGCTCCGCGCCAGTATCGGCCATGTGCGGGTGCTCCTCACCGATCTCATGATGCCGGGAGTGGATGGCTGCGAGGTGGTGCGCGCAGCGCGCGCGTTGCGGCGTGACCTGCCCATCATCGCGGTGAGCGGTTACATCGCGGAAGAAAAACGCGCGGCCCTGCGGACAGCCGGCGTGAACGAAATCCTGGACAAACCTTACGGCGCGAGCGCGTTGCTCGGCGCCGTGGCGCGCGTGCTGCGTCCGGCGGACTGA
- the leuB gene encoding 3-isopropylmalate dehydrogenase has protein sequence MPTLKFAVLAGDYIGPEVMTEALRVLAHVARQENLTLAYTAADVGGAGIDRHGKALPESTLKICAEHDAILFGSVGGPKWEKLPPHEQPERAALLPLRKHFTLFANIRPGLLYRELTEASPLKTSRIPDGIDIVCIRELTGGVYFGQPKQTTTLPDGDVQAVDTMVYRRSEIERILAVAITTARARKKKLCSIDKANVLETSVLWRKTVNAYVAHHAPDLELSHMYVDNAAMQLARNPNQFDVFVTENMFGDILSDEMAVICGSLGMLSSASLGASKNSLGLPFGLYEPAGGTAPDIAGKGIANPCAQILSAALMLRFSFGLEKIATRIEAAVRKAVTSGTRTSDIAFGTDAVGTKAMADAIIAQL, from the coding sequence ATGCCCACGCTCAAGTTCGCCGTTCTCGCCGGTGATTACATTGGTCCTGAAGTGATGACCGAGGCTCTTCGCGTCCTCGCGCACGTTGCCCGACAGGAGAATCTCACGCTCGCCTACACCGCGGCCGATGTCGGCGGCGCAGGAATCGACCGCCACGGCAAGGCTCTCCCCGAGTCGACGCTCAAGATCTGCGCGGAACACGACGCGATTCTCTTTGGCTCCGTCGGCGGTCCGAAGTGGGAGAAACTTCCGCCCCACGAGCAGCCCGAGCGCGCCGCCCTGCTGCCGCTGCGCAAACACTTCACCTTGTTCGCCAACATCCGGCCGGGCCTGCTCTACCGCGAACTCACCGAGGCTTCCCCGCTCAAAACCAGCCGCATCCCCGACGGCATCGACATCGTCTGCATCCGCGAACTCACCGGCGGCGTTTACTTCGGCCAGCCCAAGCAAACCACCACGCTGCCCGATGGGGACGTGCAGGCCGTCGACACAATGGTTTACCGCCGGAGCGAGATTGAGCGCATTCTCGCCGTCGCCATCACGACCGCGCGCGCGCGCAAAAAGAAACTCTGCTCCATCGACAAGGCCAACGTGCTGGAGACCTCCGTGCTCTGGCGCAAAACCGTCAACGCCTACGTCGCGCACCATGCCCCCGACTTGGAATTGAGCCACATGTATGTCGACAACGCCGCCATGCAGCTCGCGCGCAACCCCAACCAGTTCGACGTCTTCGTGACCGAAAACATGTTTGGCGACATCCTCTCCGACGAGATGGCCGTCATCTGCGGTTCGCTCGGCATGCTCTCCTCGGCCTCGCTCGGGGCCAGCAAAAATTCCCTCGGACTGCCTTTCGGGCTGTATGAGCCCGCGGGCGGCACCGCGCCCGACATCGCCGGTAAAGGCATCGCCAACCCGTGCGCACAGATTCTTTCCGCCGCGCTCATGCTGCGCTTCAGCTTCGGCCTCGAAAAGATCGCCACGCGCATCGAGGCCGCGGTGCGGAAAGCCGTCACCAGCGGCACGCGCACCTCCGACATCGCGTTCGGCACCGACGCCGTCGGCACCAAGGCGATGGCCGACGCGATCATTGCGCAGTTGTAA
- a CDS encoding SMI1/KNR4 family protein, producing MGKTKMKRGQVHRAFVEQFSFPPLERPAPVTHSALLAVEESLTTTFPSSYLSFLVEHGPIFTPDILPLMVAAHEVGGSPEKEGFDVREFFPPAEIVRTYSLYVSGGMDHSLIPFAMDSGGSVFGFRREKIEVRPDDAPVLFFDHDYCQIRPEADSFDAWLEGFLGLKA from the coding sequence TTGGGCAAAACAAAGATGAAGCGCGGCCAGGTTCACAGGGCTTTTGTCGAGCAGTTCTCATTTCCTCCGCTGGAGCGGCCAGCGCCCGTGACGCACAGCGCTTTGCTCGCAGTCGAGGAAAGCCTCACGACCACGTTTCCTTCGTCTTACCTTTCATTTCTCGTCGAACACGGTCCGATCTTCACGCCGGACATTCTGCCTCTGATGGTCGCTGCTCATGAAGTGGGCGGTAGCCCTGAAAAAGAAGGCTTCGACGTTCGGGAGTTTTTTCCTCCAGCCGAGATCGTGCGGACGTATTCGCTCTACGTCAGTGGCGGCATGGATCATTCGCTTATTCCATTCGCCATGGATTCGGGTGGAAGCGTGTTTGGTTTTCGGAGAGAGAAGATCGAAGTCCGTCCAGACGATGCTCCAGTTTTGTTCTTCGATCACGACTATTGCCAGATTCGTCCCGAAGCGGATTCTTTCGATGCGTGGCTCGAAGGATTTCTGGGCCTCAAAGCGTGA
- a CDS encoding IS91 family transposase, which produces MSVLADWLARARVPERCAPRARRALAAIRRCRTPALGGHVYRCTECAGTDFAYHSCHHRACPRCGGERTAAWTAQQEARLLPVPYFLVTFTVPEELRAVFAAEPALMHDRLFRESAATLQQVAAERRLLGAELGFVGVLHTWGRQLQHHPHVHYIVPGGGLSADGNKWVNARQRDWLLPVAKLAAVFRGRMEAVLRASAPARHALIPAGTWRSRWVVHCQPAGSGEAVVRYLARYVSRTAISDERLVVADDEHVVFNYTDAKTQQRRQCTLGAEEFLRRYLQHVPPAGQHRVRYFGWLHPAAHARRMTVETLLQKPIVLAAPPPEAPRWHLRCPHCERFTLVRVGTLPRQARAPPLCQR; this is translated from the coding sequence GTGTCGGTCCTCGCCGACTGGCTGGCGCGCGCCCGCGTGCCGGAGCGTTGCGCGCCGCGGGCGCGGCGCGCGCTCGCAGCGATCCGCCGCTGCCGCACGCCCGCCTTGGGCGGGCATGTGTATCGCTGCACGGAGTGCGCGGGCACGGACTTCGCGTATCACAGTTGTCACCATCGCGCTTGTCCGCGCTGCGGCGGCGAGCGCACCGCGGCGTGGACGGCGCAGCAGGAGGCGCGGCTGCTGCCGGTGCCGTATTTTTTGGTGACGTTCACCGTGCCGGAGGAACTGCGCGCGGTCTTCGCCGCCGAGCCGGCGTTGATGCACGACCGGCTCTTCCGCGAGAGCGCGGCGACGTTGCAACAAGTCGCGGCGGAGCGGCGGTTGCTCGGTGCGGAACTCGGCTTCGTCGGCGTGCTGCACACCTGGGGCCGGCAGCTCCAGCATCATCCGCACGTGCATTATATCGTGCCCGGCGGCGGGCTCAGCGCCGACGGCAATAAATGGGTGAACGCGCGGCAACGCGACTGGCTGCTGCCGGTGGCGAAGCTGGCGGCGGTGTTTCGCGGGCGGATGGAGGCGGTGCTGCGCGCGAGCGCTCCGGCGCGGCACGCTTTGATTCCGGCCGGCACGTGGCGGAGCCGTTGGGTCGTGCACTGCCAGCCGGCCGGCAGCGGCGAGGCGGTCGTGCGCTATCTCGCGCGCTACGTCAGTCGCACTGCGATCAGCGACGAGCGCCTCGTCGTCGCCGATGACGAACACGTGGTGTTTAACTATACCGATGCGAAGACCCAGCAGCGGCGGCAGTGCACGCTCGGCGCCGAAGAGTTCCTGCGGCGGTATTTGCAGCACGTGCCGCCGGCCGGCCAGCATCGCGTGCGTTACTTCGGCTGGTTGCACCCGGCGGCGCACGCCCGCCGGATGACGGTGGAGACGCTGCTGCAAAAGCCGATCGTGCTCGCGGCGCCGCCGCCGGAGGCGCCGCGCTGGCACTTGCGTTGTCCGCACTGCGAACGGTTCACGCTCGTGCGCGTGGGCACGCTGCCGCGGCAGGCGCGAGCGCCGCCCCTTTGCCAGCGATGA
- a CDS encoding potassium channel family protein, with protein MSEIAPSKLAATARARLDGLVRKGLFRSSGLQLLLSLVVLFVAYPVLEGMPHGESITSALFTYVMLTALLAVGGRPRVLVIGAILLAPAIAFRWLPHFTALAPDHPLSAGSLAIFVGFTIWQLLRFALRARRVDAEVLSAGISVYLLVGLLWAFLYLMVAGMVPNAFAFTPAPASGTPLDFADSIYFSFCTLTTAGYGDITPVNRVVRMLATLESIAGVLYLAVLVARLVSLYSQPAEKP; from the coding sequence ATGTCTGAGATCGCCCCATCCAAGTTGGCGGCGACGGCGCGCGCCCGCCTCGACGGCTTGGTGCGCAAGGGCCTGTTTCGCTCGTCCGGGCTGCAGCTTCTGCTGTCGCTCGTCGTGCTCTTCGTGGCGTATCCGGTGCTCGAAGGCATGCCGCACGGCGAATCGATCACCAGCGCTCTCTTCACCTACGTGATGCTCACCGCGTTGCTCGCCGTGGGCGGCCGGCCCCGCGTGCTCGTGATTGGCGCCATCCTGCTCGCGCCCGCCATTGCCTTCCGCTGGCTCCCGCATTTCACCGCGCTCGCGCCGGATCATCCGCTGTCCGCGGGAAGTCTGGCGATCTTCGTCGGCTTCACGATCTGGCAACTCTTGCGCTTCGCGTTGCGCGCCCGGCGCGTCGACGCCGAAGTGCTGTCCGCCGGGATTTCGGTCTACCTGCTCGTCGGTCTGCTGTGGGCGTTTCTCTATCTGATGGTCGCCGGCATGGTGCCCAACGCGTTTGCGTTCACCCCTGCCCCGGCCAGCGGCACGCCGCTCGATTTCGCGGATTCGATCTATTTCAGTTTTTGCACGCTGACCACGGCGGGCTACGGCGACATCACGCCGGTCAATCGCGTCGTGCGTATGCTCGCCACTCTCGAATCCATTGCTGGCGTGCTCTATCTCGCCGTGCTCGTCGCACGCCTCGTCTCACTCTATTCGCAACCCGCCGAAAAGCCTTGA